The proteins below are encoded in one region of Citrobacter enshiensis:
- the pepA gene encoding leucyl aminopeptidase, which translates to MEFSVKSGSPEKQRSACIVVGVFEPRRLSPIAEQLDKISDGYISALLRRGELEGKPGQTLLLHHVPNVLSERILLIGCGKERELDERQYKQVIQKTINTLNDTGSMEAVCFLTELHVKGRNNYWKVRQAVETAKETLYSFDQLKTNKSEPRRPLRKMVFNVPTRRELTSGERAIQHGLAIAAGIKAAKDLGNMPPNICNAGYLASQARQLADSYSKNVITRVIGEQQMKELGMHSYLAVGNGSQNESLMSVIEYKGNPSEDVRPIVLVGKGLTFDSGGISIKPAEGMDEMKYDMCGAAAVYGVMRMVAELQLPINVIGVLAGCENMPGGRAYRPGDVLTTMSGQTVEVLNTDAEGRLVLCDVLTYVERFEPEAVIDVATLTGACVIALGHHITGLMSNHNPLAHELISASEQAGDRAWRLPLGDEFQEQLESNFADMANIGGRPGGAITAGCFLSRFTRKYNWAHLDIAGTAWRSGKAKGATGRPVALLSQFLLNRAGFNGEE; encoded by the coding sequence ATGGAGTTCAGTGTAAAAAGCGGTAGCCCGGAGAAACAGCGGAGTGCCTGCATCGTCGTGGGCGTCTTTGAACCGCGTCGCCTCTCTCCGATTGCAGAACAGCTCGATAAGATCAGCGACGGGTACATTAGCGCACTGCTGCGCCGTGGCGAACTGGAAGGAAAACCGGGGCAGACGCTATTGTTGCACCATGTGCCGAACGTTTTGTCCGAGCGAATTCTCCTTATTGGTTGTGGCAAAGAGCGCGAACTTGATGAGCGCCAGTACAAGCAGGTCATTCAGAAAACCATCAATACTTTGAATGATACTGGCTCAATGGAAGCCGTCTGCTTCCTGACCGAGCTGCACGTCAAAGGTCGTAATAACTACTGGAAAGTGCGTCAGGCGGTCGAGACAGCCAAAGAGACGCTGTACAGTTTTGATCAACTGAAAACCAACAAAAGCGAACCGCGCCGTCCGCTGCGTAAAATGGTTTTCAACGTGCCGACCCGCCGTGAACTGACCAGCGGCGAACGCGCGATCCAGCACGGTCTGGCGATTGCCGCCGGTATCAAGGCAGCAAAAGATCTTGGCAATATGCCGCCGAACATCTGCAACGCCGGTTATCTGGCTTCGCAGGCGCGTCAGCTGGCCGATTCCTACAGCAAAAACGTCATTACCCGCGTCATCGGCGAACAGCAGATGAAAGAGCTGGGCATGCACTCCTACCTCGCGGTGGGCAACGGTTCGCAAAACGAATCGCTGATGTCGGTGATCGAATACAAAGGTAATCCGTCCGAAGACGTGCGTCCGATCGTGCTGGTCGGTAAAGGGCTGACCTTTGACTCCGGCGGTATCTCCATCAAGCCTGCCGAAGGCATGGACGAGATGAAGTACGACATGTGCGGCGCGGCTGCAGTGTACGGCGTGATGCGCATGGTGGCGGAACTGCAGTTGCCGATTAACGTCATCGGTGTGCTGGCGGGCTGTGAAAACATGCCGGGCGGGCGAGCTTATCGTCCGGGCGACGTGTTGACCACCATGTCCGGTCAGACCGTTGAGGTGCTGAACACCGATGCTGAAGGCCGTCTGGTGCTGTGCGACGTATTAACCTACGTTGAGCGTTTTGAGCCAGAAGCGGTGATTGACGTGGCGACCCTGACCGGCGCCTGCGTGATTGCGCTGGGCCATCACATCACCGGTTTGATGTCGAACCATAATCCGCTGGCGCACGAGCTCATTAGCGCGTCCGAGCAGGCGGGTGACCGCGCATGGCGTCTGCCGCTGGGCGATGAGTTCCAGGAGCAACTGGAGTCCAACTTTGCGGATATGGCTAACATCGGCGGGCGTCCTGGCGGGGCAATCACCGCAGGCTGCTTCCTGTCGCGCTTTACCCGTAAGTATAACTGGGCGCACCTGGACATCGCCGGTACCGCATGGCGTTCCGGCAAAGCGAAAGGCGCAACCGGTCGTCCGGTCGCGTTGCTGTCGCAGTTCCTGCTCAACCGCGCCGGGTTTAACGGCGAAGAGTGA
- the holC gene encoding DNA polymerase III subunit chi: MKNATFYLLDNDTHVDGLSAVEQLVCDVAAERWRSGKRVLIACEDEQQAIRLDEALWARPADSFVPHNLAGEGPRGGAPVEIAWPQKRNSSPRDILISLRTNFADFATAFTEVIDFVPYEDSLKQLARERYKAYRVAGFNLNTATWK; the protein is encoded by the coding sequence ATGAAGAATGCAACGTTCTACCTTCTGGACAACGACACCCATGTCGATGGCTTAAGCGCTGTCGAACAACTGGTGTGCGACGTTGCCGCAGAACGTTGGCGCAGTGGCAAGCGCGTGCTGATTGCCTGTGAAGATGAGCAGCAGGCCATTCGTCTGGATGAAGCACTGTGGGCAAGACCGGCTGACAGTTTTGTCCCACATAATCTGGCGGGTGAAGGCCCGAGAGGTGGCGCGCCGGTTGAAATTGCCTGGCCGCAAAAACGCAACAGCAGCCCGCGGGATATTTTGATCAGCCTGCGAACAAACTTTGCAGATTTTGCCACCGCTTTCACAGAAGTGATAGACTTCGTTCCTTACGAAGATTCTCTGAAACAACTGGCGCGTGAACGCTACAAAGCCTACCGCGTGGCTGGTTTTAACCTGAATACGGCAACCTGGAAATAA
- the valS gene encoding valine--tRNA ligase: protein MEKTYNPQDIEQPLYEHWEQQGYFKPNGDESKESFCIMIPPPNVTGSLHMGHAFQQTIMDTMIRYQRMQGKNTLWQAGTDHAGIATQMVVERKIAAEEGKTRHDYGRDAFIDKIWQWKAESGGTITRQMRRLGNSVDWERERFTMDEGLSNAVKEVFVRLYKEDLIYRGKRLVNWDPKLRTAISDLEVENRESKGSMWHIRYPLADGAKTADGKDYLVVATTRPETLLGDTGVAVNPEDPRYKDLIGKFVVLPLVNRRIPIVGDEHADMEKGTGCVKITPAHDFNDYEVGKRHALPMINILTFDGDIRESAQVFDTKGEESDVYASDIPAEFQKLERFAARKAVVAAVDALGLLEEIKPHDLTVPYGDRGGVVIEPMLTDQWYVRADVLAKPAVEAVENGDIQFVPKQYENMYFSWMRDIQDWCISRQLWWGHRIPAWYDNEGNVYVGRTEDEVRKENNLSADIALRQDEDVLDTWFSSALWTFSTLGWPENTDALRQFHPSSVMVSGFDIIFFWIARMIMMTMHFIKDENGKPQVPFHTVYMTGLIRDDEGQKMSKSKGNVIDPLDMVDGISLADLLEKRTGNMMQPQLAEKIRKRTEKQFPDGIEPHGTDALRFTLAALASTGRDINWDMKRLEGYRNFCNKLWNASRFVLMNTEEQDCGFNGGEMTLSLADRWILAEFNQTIKAYREALDNYRFDIAAGILYEFTWNQFCDWYLELTKPVMNGGSESELRGTRHTLVTVLEGLLRLAHPIIPFITETIWQRVKVICGITADTIMLQPFPQYDASQVDEAAASDTEWLKQAIIAVRNVRAEMNIAPGKPLELLLRGCSKDAERRVNDNRGFLLNLARLESITVLPADDKGPVSVTKIIDGAELLIPMAGLINKEDELARLAKEVAKIEGEISRIENKLSNEGFVARAPEAVIAKEREKLDGYAEAKAKLVEQQAVIAAL, encoded by the coding sequence ATGGAAAAGACATACAACCCACAAGATATCGAACAGCCGCTTTACGAGCACTGGGAACAGCAGGGCTACTTCAAGCCAAACGGTGATGAAAGTAAAGAATCCTTCTGCATCATGATCCCGCCGCCGAACGTCACCGGCAGTTTGCATATGGGTCACGCCTTCCAGCAAACCATCATGGATACCATGATCCGCTACCAGCGCATGCAGGGTAAAAACACCCTCTGGCAGGCGGGGACCGACCATGCCGGTATCGCCACCCAGATGGTCGTTGAGCGCAAGATTGCCGCTGAAGAAGGTAAAACCCGTCACGATTACGGACGCGATGCGTTCATCGACAAAATCTGGCAGTGGAAAGCGGAATCTGGCGGCACCATTACCCGTCAGATGCGCCGTCTCGGTAACTCCGTGGACTGGGAGCGTGAGCGCTTCACCATGGACGAAGGTCTTTCCAATGCCGTGAAAGAAGTCTTCGTACGCCTCTACAAAGAAGACCTGATTTACCGTGGCAAACGCCTGGTCAACTGGGACCCGAAACTGCGCACCGCCATCTCTGACCTGGAAGTGGAAAACCGCGAGTCCAAAGGCTCGATGTGGCACATCCGCTATCCGCTGGCCGACGGCGCGAAAACCGCAGACGGTAAAGATTATCTGGTCGTCGCTACCACGCGTCCGGAAACCCTGCTGGGCGATACCGGCGTGGCCGTAAACCCGGAGGATCCGCGTTATAAAGATCTGATTGGCAAATTCGTGGTACTGCCGCTGGTGAACCGCCGCATTCCGATTGTGGGCGATGAACACGCCGACATGGAAAAGGGCACCGGCTGCGTGAAAATCACCCCGGCGCACGACTTTAACGACTATGAAGTCGGTAAACGTCACGCTCTGCCAATGATCAACATTCTGACCTTTGACGGCGATATCCGTGAAAGCGCTCAGGTATTTGATACGAAAGGCGAAGAATCTGACGTCTACGCCAGCGATATCCCGGCGGAGTTCCAGAAGCTGGAACGCTTTGCCGCCCGTAAAGCGGTGGTTGCTGCCGTTGACGCTCTCGGCCTGCTGGAAGAGATTAAACCCCACGATCTGACCGTGCCGTACGGCGACCGTGGCGGTGTAGTTATCGAACCGATGCTGACCGACCAGTGGTACGTGCGTGCCGATGTGCTGGCAAAACCAGCGGTTGAAGCGGTTGAGAACGGCGACATTCAGTTCGTGCCGAAGCAGTACGAAAACATGTATTTCTCCTGGATGCGTGATATTCAAGACTGGTGTATCTCCCGTCAGCTGTGGTGGGGTCACCGTATCCCGGCATGGTACGACAACGAAGGCAACGTCTACGTGGGTCGCACCGAAGACGAAGTGCGGAAGGAAAACAACCTGAGCGCCGACATTGCGCTTCGTCAGGACGAAGACGTTCTCGATACCTGGTTCTCCTCCGCGCTGTGGACCTTCTCCACTCTCGGCTGGCCGGAAAACACCGACGCCTTGCGTCAGTTCCACCCATCCAGCGTAATGGTCTCCGGCTTCGACATCATCTTCTTCTGGATTGCCCGCATGATCATGATGACCATGCACTTCATCAAAGATGAAAACGGCAAGCCGCAGGTTCCGTTCCATACCGTCTACATGACCGGTCTTATTCGTGACGACGAAGGCCAGAAGATGTCCAAATCCAAGGGCAACGTTATTGATCCGCTGGATATGGTCGACGGTATCTCACTGGCAGACCTGCTGGAGAAACGTACCGGTAACATGATGCAGCCACAGCTGGCGGAGAAAATCCGTAAGCGTACCGAAAAGCAATTCCCGGATGGCATCGAGCCGCACGGCACCGACGCCCTGCGCTTCACCCTGGCGGCACTCGCCTCTACCGGTCGCGATATCAACTGGGATATGAAGCGTCTGGAAGGTTACCGTAACTTCTGTAACAAACTGTGGAACGCCAGCCGCTTTGTGCTGATGAACACCGAAGAGCAGGATTGCGGCTTCAACGGCGGCGAAATGACCCTGTCGCTGGCGGACCGCTGGATTCTGGCGGAGTTTAACCAGACCATCAAAGCGTACCGCGAAGCGCTGGATAACTACCGCTTCGATATCGCTGCAGGCATCCTGTACGAGTTCACCTGGAACCAGTTCTGCGACTGGTATCTGGAGTTGACCAAGCCGGTGATGAACGGGGGTTCTGAGTCTGAACTGCGCGGCACTCGCCATACTCTGGTGACCGTGCTGGAAGGTCTGCTGCGCCTCGCGCACCCGATCATTCCGTTCATCACTGAAACCATCTGGCAGCGCGTGAAAGTGATTTGCGGCATCACCGCCGACACCATCATGCTGCAGCCGTTCCCGCAGTACGATGCGTCTCAGGTTGATGAAGCAGCAGCTTCTGACACCGAGTGGCTGAAACAGGCCATCATTGCGGTACGTAACGTCCGTGCGGAAATGAACATCGCTCCGGGCAAACCGCTGGAGCTGCTGCTGCGCGGTTGCAGCAAGGACGCGGAGCGTCGTGTGAACGACAACCGTGGCTTCCTGCTGAATCTGGCGCGTCTGGAGAGCATCACCGTGCTGCCAGCCGATGACAAAGGTCCGGTGTCGGTAACCAAAATCATCGACGGTGCTGAGCTGCTGATCCCGATGGCTGGCCTCATCAACAAAGAAGATGAGCTGGCGCGTCTGGCGAAAGAAGTGGCGAAAATCGAAGGTGAAATCAGCCGCATCGAAAACAAACTGTCTAACGAAGGCTTTGTGGCGCGCGCACCGGAAGCGGTGATCGCCAAAGAGCGTGAGAAGCTGGACGGTTACGCGGAAGCGAAAGCGAAACTGGTTGAGCAGCAGGCGGTTATCGCCGCGCTGTAA
- a CDS encoding GNAT family N-acetyltransferase — MSVISPVAATLRLITADDNPAVASVIRQVSAEYGLTADKGYTVADPNLDELYQLYSQPGHAYWVVEQNGRVVGGGGIAPLSCSEPDICELQKMYFLSTVRGQGLAKKLALMALDHAREHGFKRCYLETTAFLREAIGLYEHLGFEHISEPLGCTGHVDCEVRMLKGL; from the coding sequence ATGAGTGTTATATCTCCGGTCGCGGCGACCCTGCGTCTTATCACCGCTGACGATAATCCCGCGGTGGCCAGCGTCATCCGCCAGGTCTCCGCCGAATACGGCCTGACCGCCGACAAAGGCTATACCGTTGCCGATCCGAATCTGGATGAGCTGTACCAGCTCTACAGCCAGCCAGGCCACGCTTATTGGGTGGTGGAGCAAAATGGTCGCGTGGTGGGCGGCGGCGGCATTGCGCCACTCTCCTGTAGCGAGCCGGATATTTGTGAATTGCAGAAGATGTATTTTCTGTCGACGGTGCGTGGCCAGGGTCTGGCGAAGAAACTGGCGCTGATGGCGCTCGATCACGCCCGCGAGCATGGCTTCAAACGCTGCTATCTGGAAACCACCGCGTTTCTGCGTGAAGCGATTGGCCTGTATGAACATTTAGGCTTTGAGCACATCAGCGAACCGCTGGGCTGCACCGGGCATGTGGATTGCGAAGTGCGGATGCTGAAAGGTCTGTAA
- the miaE gene encoding tRNA isopentenyl-2-thiomethyl-A-37 hydroxylase MiaE, with protein sequence MDYPQILSPVLSFLQCPTPKAWLDKARDPTNLPLLLTDHLVCELKAAQTAMLLVRKYVADKQGADALLAWLQPYEAFAFREGPEPDFVALHKQIGKSAMPQTDDPWGQALIDSMGLLIKEELHHFWQVREAMTARQIPYVKITASRYAKGMLKEVRTHEPLTLIDKLICGAYIEARSCERFAALAPYLDEPLQKFYLSLLRSEARHYQDYLALAQQVSKVDITPRVRFFGEVEAALITSPDNEFRFHSGVPV encoded by the coding sequence ATGGATTACCCGCAAATACTCTCCCCGGTTCTTTCTTTTCTGCAATGCCCAACGCCAAAGGCGTGGCTCGATAAAGCCCGCGATCCGACGAATCTCCCGCTACTGTTAACCGACCACCTGGTGTGTGAATTGAAAGCCGCGCAAACGGCGATGCTGCTGGTGCGTAAATATGTTGCGGATAAACAGGGGGCTGATGCGTTGCTTGCCTGGCTACAGCCCTACGAAGCGTTTGCCTTCCGTGAAGGGCCGGAGCCTGATTTCGTCGCCCTGCATAAGCAGATCGGCAAAAGCGCGATGCCGCAGACGGACGATCCGTGGGGGCAGGCGTTGATCGACAGCATGGGGCTGCTGATCAAAGAGGAGTTGCATCACTTCTGGCAGGTGCGCGAAGCCATGACCGCACGCCAGATCCCGTACGTGAAGATCACTGCCAGCCGCTATGCCAAAGGGATGCTGAAAGAGGTGCGAACTCACGAGCCGTTGACGCTGATTGATAAGCTGATTTGCGGGGCCTATATCGAAGCGCGTTCCTGCGAGCGTTTTGCCGCGCTGGCGCCGTATCTTGATGAGCCGTTGCAGAAGTTTTATCTCTCGCTGCTGCGTTCAGAAGCGCGTCACTACCAGGATTACCTGGCACTGGCGCAGCAGGTGTCGAAAGTGGATATCACGCCGCGCGTGCGCTTCTTTGGCGAAGTGGAGGCGGCGTTAATTACCTCGCCGGACAACGAGTTTCGTTTTCACAGCGGTGTGCCGGTGTGA
- the rraB gene encoding ribonuclease E inhibitor RraB produces MANPELLEEQREETRLIIEELLDDGSDPDALYTIEHHLSADDFETLEKAAVEAFKLGYEVTEPEELEVEEGDTVICCDILSECALNAELIDAQVEQLMNLAEKFEVEYDGWGTYFEDPNGEDGDDEDFVDEDDDGVRH; encoded by the coding sequence ATGGCAAACCCGGAACTACTGGAAGAGCAGCGTGAAGAGACGCGCTTGATTATTGAAGAATTACTCGACGATGGCAGCGATCCCGACGCGCTGTACACCATTGAGCATCACCTTTCCGCAGATGACTTCGAAACGCTGGAGAAAGCCGCGGTAGAAGCGTTCAAACTCGGCTATGAAGTGACCGAGCCGGAAGAGCTGGAAGTGGAAGAGGGTGACACAGTCATCTGCTGCGACATCCTCAGCGAATGCGCGCTGAACGCGGAGCTCATCGACGCTCAGGTAGAGCAGCTGATGAATCTGGCGGAGAAGTTTGAAGTGGAATACGACGGCTGGGGAACTTACTTTGAAGACCCTAACGGCGAAGACGGCGACGATGAAGATTTCGTCGACGAAGACGACGACGGTGTGCGCCACTAA
- the argL gene encoding putative translational regulatory protein ArgL, giving the protein MNNHPYKLNFNSINGLDHVREPCLRFIRSIS; this is encoded by the coding sequence ATGAATAATCATCCATATAAATTGAATTTTAATTCAATAAATGGTCTTGACCATGTGAGGGAACCATGTCTGCGTTTTATCAGAAGCATTTCTTGA
- the argF gene encoding ornithine carbamoyltransferase: protein MSAFYQKHFLKLLDFTSAELTTLLQLAAQLKADKKNGKEAPKLTGKNIALIFEKDSTRTRCSFEVAAYDQGARVTYLGPSGSQIGHKESIKDTARVLGRIYDGIQYRGYGQEIVETLAAYAGVPVWNGLTNEFHPTQLLADLLTMQEHLPGKAFNEMTLVYAGDARNNMGNSMLEAAALTGLNLRLVAPTSCWPDTSLVAECKAMAQKNGGNITLTEEIATGVKGADFIYTDVWVSMGEAKEKWAERIVLLRDYQVNSAMMALTGNPQVKFLHCLPAFHDDQTTLGKKMAEEYGLHGGMEVTDEVFESPASIVFDQAENRMHTIKAVMVATLSQ, encoded by the coding sequence ATGTCTGCGTTTTATCAGAAGCATTTCTTGAAGTTGCTTGATTTCACCTCCGCTGAACTTACCACTCTACTGCAACTCGCCGCGCAGCTGAAAGCCGATAAGAAAAACGGTAAAGAAGCGCCAAAACTGACCGGTAAAAATATCGCGCTCATCTTCGAAAAAGACTCGACCCGTACCCGATGCTCTTTCGAAGTTGCCGCATACGATCAAGGCGCCCGCGTCACGTACCTCGGACCCAGCGGCAGCCAGATTGGCCATAAAGAATCTATCAAAGATACCGCGCGCGTGCTGGGCCGCATATACGACGGCATACAGTATCGCGGCTACGGCCAGGAAATTGTCGAAACGCTGGCGGCGTATGCCGGCGTGCCGGTATGGAACGGCCTGACCAATGAATTTCACCCGACGCAATTGCTGGCAGACCTGCTGACCATGCAGGAGCATCTGCCAGGTAAAGCGTTCAATGAAATGACGTTGGTGTATGCAGGCGATGCGCGTAACAACATGGGTAATTCGATGCTGGAAGCGGCGGCATTAACGGGGCTGAATTTACGCCTGGTTGCACCAACCTCCTGCTGGCCGGACACGTCCCTTGTGGCGGAATGCAAGGCGATGGCGCAGAAAAACGGCGGTAATATCACACTGACCGAAGAGATTGCGACAGGCGTGAAGGGCGCTGACTTTATCTATACCGATGTGTGGGTGTCGATGGGGGAAGCCAAAGAGAAATGGGCGGAACGCATCGTGCTGCTGCGTGATTATCAGGTGAATAGCGCGATGATGGCGCTGACCGGCAATCCACAGGTGAAATTCCTCCACTGCCTGCCCGCCTTCCATGACGATCAGACCACGCTCGGTAAGAAAATGGCAGAAGAGTATGGCTTGCATGGCGGTATGGAAGTCACCGATGAGGTGT